A region of Deltaproteobacteria bacterium DNA encodes the following proteins:
- a CDS encoding oxidative damage protection protein, producing MPRMVKCAKLGKELPGLDFKPWNNELGQRIYETISQDAWKMWLEHFKMVMNEYRLAGGSEQANQVLFDQAEKFFFGEGAQLPPDYKPPAAKG from the coding sequence ATGCCGCGGATGGTGAAGTGTGCAAAGCTCGGGAAGGAGCTCCCGGGCCTCGACTTCAAGCCCTGGAACAACGAGCTGGGGCAGCGCATCTACGAGACCATCTCCCAGGACGCATGGAAGATGTGGCTCGAGCACTTCAAGATGGTCATGAACGAGTATCGGCTGGCGGGCGGGTCGGAGCAGGCAAACCAAGTGCTCTTCGATCAGGCCGAGAAGTTCTTCTTCGGCGAAGGCGCGCAACTTCCGCCGGACTACAAGCCGCCCGCAGCGAAGGGCTGA
- a CDS encoding radical SAM protein: protein MRGPGEILVVSCYELGRQPVAAAAAIAALERAGFSPAAQDISVEKLSIEALARARLVLISVPMHTALQLGVRVAAKAREVGGCVALFGLYATLNAEHLRERHGDFVAGENPDELVELARAMEAGREPAPVALRKRDVAVPSRASLPLLDRYAKLSWNGEERLVASVDASQGCKHLCRHCPIVPVYRGRFVAVPRETVLADVAQQIAVGARHVSFGDPDFLNGPTHALRIVRELHARWPEVSFDATIKIEHLLQHRALLADLAQCGMIFVTSAVESLNDRVLAALHKGHVAADVPEALRAVREAGAELRPTLLPYTPWTALEDLPALFDFAVEHDLVDAIDPVQYTLRLLLPPGSLLLDDSGPWLRGFDADAFTWRWEHEDPNVDALWRESAELARKGAGFDELRAVANHASRRQTAARAPRRRRSVPRLTEPWFC from the coding sequence GTGCGCGGGCCGGGCGAGATCCTCGTCGTTTCCTGTTACGAGCTCGGCCGGCAGCCGGTGGCGGCAGCCGCGGCGATCGCGGCTCTCGAACGCGCGGGCTTCTCGCCGGCAGCCCAGGACATCTCGGTCGAGAAGCTTTCCATCGAAGCGCTGGCCAGGGCGCGCCTCGTGCTCATCAGCGTCCCCATGCACACCGCGTTGCAGCTCGGCGTTCGCGTCGCCGCCAAGGCGCGCGAGGTGGGCGGGTGCGTGGCGCTGTTCGGCCTCTACGCGACGCTCAACGCGGAGCACCTGCGCGAGCGGCACGGCGATTTCGTCGCCGGAGAGAACCCCGACGAGCTCGTCGAGCTGGCGCGCGCGATGGAGGCCGGGCGGGAACCGGCGCCCGTCGCACTTCGCAAGCGCGACGTGGCGGTCCCGTCCCGCGCGTCGCTCCCGCTGCTCGACCGGTACGCGAAGCTCTCCTGGAACGGCGAGGAGCGGCTGGTCGCCTCCGTCGATGCCTCGCAGGGATGCAAGCATCTCTGCCGGCACTGCCCCATCGTTCCCGTGTATCGCGGCCGCTTCGTCGCCGTGCCGCGAGAAACCGTGCTGGCCGACGTCGCACAGCAGATCGCCGTGGGGGCACGGCACGTCAGCTTCGGGGATCCGGACTTCCTCAACGGCCCGACGCATGCGCTGCGGATCGTGCGCGAGCTGCACGCGCGATGGCCCGAGGTCTCGTTCGACGCGACGATCAAGATCGAGCACTTGCTCCAGCACCGGGCGCTGCTCGCGGATCTCGCGCAGTGCGGGATGATCTTCGTCACCAGCGCGGTCGAATCGCTCAACGACCGGGTGCTCGCGGCGCTGCACAAAGGTCATGTCGCCGCAGACGTTCCCGAGGCTCTCAGGGCCGTGCGCGAGGCTGGAGCAGAGCTGCGGCCGACGCTCTTGCCATATACGCCCTGGACCGCTCTCGAGGATTTGCCGGCGCTCTTCGACTTCGCGGTCGAGCACGACCTCGTCGACGCCATCGATCCCGTCCAGTACACCCTGCGTCTGCTGCTTCCCCCAGGGTCTCTGCTTCTGGACGACTCGGGGCCGTGGCTGCGCGGCTTCGACGCGGACGCCTTCACGTGGCGTTGGGAACATGAAGACCCGAACGTCGACGCTCTCTGGCGCGAGTCGGCCGAGCTGGCGCGCAAAGGCGCCGGATTCGACGAGCTCCGCGCGGTCGCCAACCACGCCTCCCGGCGGCAGACCGCAGCGCGCGCGCCGCGGCGCCGCAGGAGCGTGCCGCGCCTGACGGAACCCTGGTTCTGTTGA
- a CDS encoding right-handed parallel beta-helix repeat-containing protein, which yields MGASFAVTSVITSCRPITAPGTYAVTGQISSSDTCLDIHDTHGVTIDCGGQTVGGSPALVMTNVDGFSIKNCHFVPTASFYLANLLHVSNGTFQHDTFGSAPVNVVHAADVRIDQNTFNASYWQSYSHRVVLSSNTLVSSARGSAFAGAMIGSTFGSDNQFVGNVMDGKWAGSGQTETDDGVVIGDESGDVVSGNTISNVFDCGIETTGVIANATISNNNITRTGFCGIGGWYWNSLKASTISGNVATGVPRLFHFFRIFGLRPARFDSLHEMPADAAVYFNDNVFDGNRLVNPSTQATSSSIIRVYDQLDYSGSVSSVIPGERAPGSSDFILSNNIFRNNDFGHTLLAPDFGAPVVPGLVIDGGGNICNVSGGVPYPLACQ from the coding sequence GTGGGCGCTTCATTCGCCGTCACGAGCGTAATCACGAGCTGCAGGCCGATTACCGCCCCCGGCACTTACGCCGTCACTGGCCAGATCTCCTCGTCGGACACTTGCCTCGACATCCACGACACCCACGGCGTGACCATCGATTGCGGCGGACAGACCGTCGGCGGATCACCGGCGCTGGTCATGACCAACGTCGACGGATTCTCCATCAAGAACTGCCACTTCGTCCCCACGGCCAGCTTCTACCTGGCGAACCTGCTCCATGTCAGCAACGGAACCTTCCAGCACGACACGTTTGGCAGCGCGCCCGTAAACGTCGTGCATGCGGCCGATGTCCGCATCGACCAGAACACGTTCAATGCGTCGTACTGGCAATCCTATTCACATCGGGTGGTGCTCTCGTCCAACACGCTCGTCAGCTCGGCGCGCGGGTCGGCATTCGCCGGGGCGATGATCGGCAGCACTTTCGGGAGCGACAATCAGTTCGTCGGCAACGTGATGGACGGAAAATGGGCCGGCTCGGGCCAGACGGAGACCGACGACGGCGTCGTGATCGGCGATGAAAGCGGCGACGTCGTGTCGGGAAACACCATATCCAACGTCTTCGATTGCGGCATCGAGACCACCGGAGTGATCGCGAACGCGACGATCAGCAACAACAACATCACCCGGACGGGCTTCTGCGGAATCGGCGGGTGGTACTGGAACAGTCTCAAGGCGAGCACCATCTCGGGCAACGTCGCCACGGGCGTCCCGCGCCTCTTTCACTTTTTCCGCATCTTCGGATTGCGGCCGGCCAGATTCGACTCCCTGCACGAGATGCCCGCGGACGCTGCCGTGTATTTCAACGACAACGTCTTCGACGGCAATCGCCTCGTCAATCCGTCGACGCAGGCCACCTCGTCATCGATCATCCGCGTGTACGACCAGCTTGACTACAGCGGCTCGGTCAGCAGCGTCATCCCCGGCGAGCGGGCCCCCGGGTCATCGGACTTCATCCTCTCCAACAACATCTTCCGCAACAACGACTTCGGCCACACGCTCCTCGCTCCGGACTTTGGAGCGCCTGTCGTCCCGGGATTGGTCATCGATGGCGGCGGCAACATCTGCAACGTTAGCGGCGGCGTCCCGTATCCGCTCGCTTGTCAGTGA
- a CDS encoding inositol monophosphatase, with the protein MNAVELRDICVAAAEAGARVLRDLYEGPRDVRFKGRTDLVTDADKASEETVLRILRERAPGTRILAEESGAHGGNEVCFIVDPLDGTTNYAHGIPIFCCTVAAEENGRVAAGCTVDPMREELFTALRGGGAELRRARGSHPLRVSAARELVEAVVCTGFPYGDRDKLPQMIAAFGKFTELARGSRRLGSAAIDLAWVAAGRLDGFWEMGLRPWDVAAGQLLVEEAGGRVTRFDGSSHQLAGGEIVAAPPALHAKMLEVLATAVP; encoded by the coding sequence ATGAACGCGGTGGAGCTGCGGGACATCTGCGTCGCCGCGGCGGAGGCGGGCGCCCGCGTGCTGCGCGATCTGTACGAAGGCCCGCGCGACGTCCGGTTCAAGGGCCGCACCGACCTCGTCACCGACGCCGACAAGGCCTCCGAAGAGACGGTGTTGCGCATCCTGCGCGAGCGAGCGCCCGGAACGCGCATCCTCGCCGAAGAGAGCGGCGCGCACGGCGGAAACGAGGTGTGCTTCATCGTCGATCCGCTCGACGGCACCACCAACTACGCGCACGGCATCCCGATCTTCTGCTGCACCGTCGCGGCGGAAGAAAACGGCCGCGTGGCCGCCGGCTGCACCGTGGATCCGATGCGAGAGGAGCTCTTCACCGCCCTTCGCGGCGGCGGGGCGGAGCTCCGAAGGGCGCGCGGTTCACACCCTTTGCGCGTCTCCGCTGCCCGCGAGCTGGTCGAGGCCGTCGTCTGCACCGGCTTTCCGTACGGCGACCGCGACAAGCTTCCGCAGATGATCGCGGCCTTCGGCAAGTTCACCGAGCTGGCGCGCGGCTCGCGCCGGCTGGGCAGCGCGGCCATCGATCTGGCCTGGGTCGCGGCCGGACGGCTCGACGGGTTCTGGGAGATGGGCCTCCGGCCCTGGGACGTCGCCGCCGGTCAGCTCCTGGTGGAGGAAGCCGGCGGCCGCGTCACGCGCTTCGACGGCTCGTCACACCAGCTTGCGGGGGGCGAGATTGTCGCCGCGCCGCCCGCGCTGCACGCGAAGATGCTGGAGGTGTTGGCTACCGCTGTGCCGTGA
- a CDS encoding phosphatase PAP2 family protein: protein MVAPPVIDLQLLSLLNRPGVGWLDAVMGAASNRGVLLAVAALAAIYLWIKSPHRALAAILLWAAIGVADLLSVRVVKPEFGRVRPCNADPARVPHPLGCGAGQSFPSTHASDTAAAAVVLSWAAPRLSPIGIGLALLVGVSRVYLGVHWPTDVIAGWALGAAVGAALISLARLRYLR, encoded by the coding sequence TTGGTCGCGCCCCCCGTCATCGACCTGCAGCTGCTTTCGCTGCTGAACCGCCCCGGCGTGGGGTGGCTCGACGCCGTGATGGGGGCGGCGTCGAATCGCGGAGTTCTTCTTGCCGTGGCGGCGCTTGCGGCCATTTACCTCTGGATCAAGTCGCCCCACCGCGCGCTCGCCGCCATCCTCCTCTGGGCGGCGATTGGCGTCGCCGACCTTCTCAGCGTCCGGGTGGTGAAGCCAGAGTTCGGCCGGGTCCGTCCCTGCAACGCGGATCCCGCGCGGGTGCCGCACCCGCTCGGCTGTGGTGCGGGGCAATCGTTTCCCTCGACGCACGCGAGCGACACCGCTGCTGCGGCGGTGGTCTTGTCCTGGGCGGCTCCGCGGCTCTCGCCGATCGGCATCGGGTTGGCGCTGCTCGTCGGTGTCTCCCGCGTCTATCTCGGCGTGCACTGGCCCACCGACGTGATCGCCGGCTGGGCGCTCGGCGCCGCAGTAGGGGCGGCCCTGATCTCGCTCGCCCGCTTACGCTACCTTCGCTGA
- a CDS encoding GlsB/YeaQ/YmgE family stress response membrane protein, which produces MHIIGFIIFGLVIGLLARAIYPGRQAMGWLATAILGMIGSLVGGLIGHALFGGASQADGSWGFTPGGWISSIVGAVVVLWAYMALAGRRKTV; this is translated from the coding sequence ATGCACATCATCGGCTTCATCATTTTCGGACTCGTGATCGGCCTGTTGGCTAGAGCGATCTATCCCGGCCGGCAGGCCATGGGTTGGCTCGCGACGGCCATCCTTGGAATGATCGGGTCGCTCGTCGGCGGCCTCATCGGGCACGCGCTGTTTGGGGGCGCCTCCCAGGCGGACGGCTCATGGGGTTTCACTCCTGGCGGATGGATCTCGTCGATCGTCGGCGCGGTCGTCGTGCTTTGGGCGTACATGGCGCTCGCAGGACGGCGAAAGACGGTCTAG
- a CDS encoding UDP-N-acetylmuramate dehydrogenase, whose translation MRVYLLGIAGTGMGSFAGLLRKAGHEVSGSDENVYPPMSDKLAEWKIRVFTPYSADNLKRAEINLAVVGNVLRADNVEAKAVRRVGIPHMSFPEALEELFLTKQHPVVIVGTHGKTTTTAICAQVLTHAGRDPSMLVGGVPLNFNEGFRLGGGEHFVIEGDEYDTAYFDKGPKFLHYRPRTAIFTGAEFDHADIYRDTAHYESAFEKFFPLLPQEGYLAACSAFPNWKRLASFAKCKVESYCAQETIDADWHSRWVSLGPAGAAFEVDYKGNSEIRVTLPAAGRHNVENALGVYAACRALGLKPDEIAAGFRSFRGVKRRQELRGEVKGVAVIDDFAHHPTAVRETIAAVLAQYPGRRLVAVFEPRSNTAMRKIHQEEYAHAFRGADETIISQPTAIAKVPENERIDAKRMAQDIADAGTRARWMESPDAIVLALAKETRSGDVVLAMSNGGFGGLHDKLLEALGTRA comes from the coding sequence ATGCGCGTCTACCTGCTCGGCATCGCCGGCACCGGAATGGGGTCGTTCGCCGGGCTTCTCAGGAAGGCCGGCCATGAAGTTTCCGGCTCGGACGAGAACGTCTACCCGCCGATGAGCGACAAGCTCGCGGAGTGGAAGATCCGCGTCTTCACGCCGTACTCCGCGGACAACTTGAAAAGGGCGGAGATCAATCTGGCGGTGGTCGGCAACGTGTTGCGGGCGGACAACGTCGAGGCGAAGGCGGTCCGGCGGGTCGGCATTCCGCACATGAGTTTCCCCGAGGCGCTCGAGGAGCTCTTCCTGACGAAGCAGCATCCGGTGGTCATCGTCGGCACCCATGGGAAGACCACCACGACCGCCATCTGCGCCCAGGTGCTGACGCATGCGGGCCGCGATCCGAGCATGCTCGTCGGCGGAGTTCCCTTGAACTTCAACGAAGGGTTTCGCCTCGGAGGCGGCGAGCACTTCGTCATCGAGGGCGACGAGTACGACACCGCTTACTTCGACAAGGGACCCAAGTTCCTCCATTACCGGCCGCGCACCGCGATCTTCACCGGCGCCGAGTTCGATCACGCCGACATCTACCGGGACACGGCTCACTACGAGAGCGCATTCGAGAAGTTCTTTCCGCTCTTGCCGCAGGAGGGCTACCTCGCTGCCTGCAGCGCTTTTCCCAACTGGAAGCGCCTCGCCTCGTTCGCGAAGTGCAAGGTCGAGAGCTACTGCGCGCAGGAAACGATCGACGCCGACTGGCACTCGCGCTGGGTGAGCCTCGGACCCGCCGGCGCCGCGTTCGAAGTGGACTACAAGGGCAACAGCGAAATCCGCGTGACGCTGCCGGCCGCCGGCCGGCACAACGTCGAGAACGCGCTCGGCGTCTACGCTGCCTGCCGCGCGCTGGGGCTGAAGCCCGACGAGATCGCGGCCGGCTTTCGCAGCTTCCGGGGAGTCAAGCGACGACAGGAGCTGCGCGGCGAAGTGAAGGGCGTCGCGGTGATCGACGACTTCGCGCACCACCCGACCGCCGTGCGGGAGACCATCGCCGCCGTGCTCGCGCAGTATCCCGGGCGGCGTCTCGTCGCTGTGTTCGAGCCGCGCAGCAACACCGCCATGCGCAAGATCCATCAGGAGGAGTACGCGCACGCCTTCCGCGGGGCGGACGAGACGATCATCAGCCAGCCGACCGCCATCGCCAAGGTGCCGGAGAACGAGCGCATCGACGCGAAGCGCATGGCGCAGGACATCGCCGATGCCGGCACCCGGGCACGCTGGATGGAGTCGCCCGATGCCATCGTCCTGGCGCTGGCCAAGGAGACGCGCTCGGGCGACGTCGTGTTGGCGATGTCCAACGGCGGCTTCGGCGGCCTGCACGACAAGCTGCTCGAGGCGCTGGGCACGCGCGCATGA
- a CDS encoding deaminase, with amino-acid sequence MIADEELHRHAVANLERADALLFGRVTYEMMEAAWRPSARTGARPDWMVPFAQKIAGAKKYVVSGTLDRVDWNAELVRGDLGKAVEQLKREPGKGLFVGGLKLPLALADLGLIDEYEFVVQPILAGHGPTLFAGLSERLDLRLVGRHEFRSGAVVLRYQPTRVTA; translated from the coding sequence ATGATCGCGGACGAAGAGTTGCATCGCCATGCCGTCGCCAACCTGGAGCGAGCCGATGCCCTGCTCTTTGGCCGGGTGACCTACGAGATGATGGAGGCGGCGTGGCGGCCGTCGGCGCGGACGGGAGCGCGGCCTGATTGGATGGTCCCCTTCGCCCAGAAGATCGCCGGGGCAAAGAAGTACGTCGTGTCGGGCACCCTGGACCGGGTCGATTGGAACGCTGAGCTCGTGCGGGGGGACCTGGGGAAAGCCGTTGAGCAGCTCAAGCGGGAGCCGGGCAAAGGGCTGTTCGTGGGAGGCCTGAAGCTCCCGCTGGCCTTGGCGGATCTGGGATTGATCGATGAGTACGAGTTTGTCGTCCAGCCCATCCTGGCGGGCCACGGGCCGACGTTGTTCGCCGGCTTGAGCGAGCGGCTCGATCTGAGGCTGGTGGGCCGCCATGAGTTCCGGTCGGGGGCGGTGGTTCTGCGTTACCAGCCCACTCGAGTCACAGCTTGA
- the pal gene encoding peptidoglycan-associated lipoprotein Pal gives MKLSEITGHLVTVGLAGLVACSTNQPTPDNTLAQVQPKQEATADTKPTPADQYRAQGQADLDKALEQLRNVSVFFEFDSATLTKDAQEKLTAVANVLTAHPDLKVRIEGNCDERGSGQYNLALGQRRADAAKKYLATLGVQSPQITAISFGAEKPKATGHDEDAWKQNRRDDVTAQR, from the coding sequence ATGAAGCTATCGGAGATCACCGGACATCTCGTCACTGTCGGCCTCGCCGGCCTCGTCGCCTGCTCCACCAACCAACCCACGCCGGACAACACCCTGGCGCAAGTGCAGCCGAAGCAGGAGGCGACGGCCGACACCAAGCCTACGCCGGCGGACCAGTACCGGGCGCAGGGACAGGCGGACCTGGACAAGGCGCTCGAGCAGCTCCGCAACGTCAGCGTCTTCTTCGAGTTCGACTCGGCGACGCTGACCAAGGACGCGCAGGAGAAGCTGACCGCCGTTGCCAACGTACTGACGGCGCATCCCGACCTGAAGGTCCGCATCGAGGGGAACTGCGACGAGCGCGGCTCCGGACAGTACAATCTCGCGCTCGGTCAGCGCCGCGCGGACGCCGCGAAGAAGTATCTCGCTACACTCGGTGTTCAGTCGCCCCAGATCACTGCCATCAGCTTCGGAGCAGAGAAGCCGAAGGCGACGGGTCACGACGAAGACGCCTGGAAACAGAACCGGCGCGACGACGTCACGGCACAGCGGTAG
- a CDS encoding FHA domain-containing protein, with protein MEAILALADRVTADSPREAPAPQPLALHFPGGVIGLQSTVSVGADTTNQVVLEDRYVSRFHCRLLPHGGRWLLKDLASTNGTFLDGARIAEADVDAGARIRVGSAELRIEETAPRLQATLPGLVARDPALAPVLELLRRAAPSSLPVTILGESGTGKEVAARALHELSDRSGGPFVPLNCGAISRELAEAELFGHEKGAFTGAITSAPGAFGAADGGTLFLDEIADLPSRLQVTLLRALEAGEVKPVGAPKPRCIDVRVVCATHQDLRLRIREGAFREDLFYRLRGVTLELPPLRARPRDILPLAEHFLPPDRSFAPDARAALLAHPWPGNVRELRHVVQLASLLSEAQVIRAYALRFDDSPPRAWAPRVCEPGATAPAESTVELRGRTLYELEELAIRAALARHGGNRRAISAELGIARSSLLRKLDALRLRG; from the coding sequence ATGGAAGCGATCCTTGCGCTCGCGGACCGCGTGACGGCAGACTCTCCGCGCGAAGCGCCAGCACCCCAGCCGCTCGCCTTGCACTTCCCTGGGGGAGTGATCGGACTGCAGAGCACCGTATCGGTCGGAGCCGACACCACCAACCAGGTGGTGCTCGAGGACCGCTACGTCTCGCGCTTCCATTGCCGGCTGTTGCCGCACGGCGGACGCTGGCTCCTCAAGGACCTGGCCTCGACCAACGGCACATTCCTGGACGGCGCCCGCATCGCGGAGGCCGACGTCGACGCCGGCGCGAGAATCCGCGTCGGGTCGGCGGAGCTGCGCATCGAGGAGACGGCACCGCGGCTGCAGGCCACGCTTCCCGGCCTCGTCGCGCGCGATCCGGCGCTCGCTCCCGTGCTGGAACTGCTCCGCCGGGCCGCTCCGTCGTCCCTGCCGGTGACCATCCTGGGCGAGAGCGGCACCGGCAAGGAGGTGGCGGCGCGGGCCCTCCACGAGCTCTCCGACAGGAGCGGAGGTCCGTTCGTGCCGTTGAACTGCGGCGCCATCTCCCGCGAGCTGGCCGAGGCGGAGCTGTTCGGACATGAAAAAGGCGCGTTCACCGGCGCCATCACCAGCGCGCCGGGCGCGTTCGGCGCCGCCGACGGCGGAACGCTCTTTCTCGACGAGATCGCCGACCTGCCCTCGAGACTACAGGTAACGCTCTTGCGCGCCCTCGAGGCCGGCGAGGTGAAGCCCGTCGGCGCGCCGAAACCCCGCTGCATCGACGTGCGCGTCGTGTGCGCCACGCACCAGGATCTGCGGTTGCGCATCCGCGAAGGCGCCTTTCGCGAGGACCTCTTCTATCGCCTCCGCGGCGTGACCCTGGAGCTGCCGCCTTTGCGCGCGCGTCCTCGCGACATCCTTCCGCTGGCCGAGCACTTCCTGCCTCCGGACCGGTCCTTCGCGCCCGACGCCCGGGCAGCGCTCCTCGCCCATCCCTGGCCGGGCAACGTCCGGGAACTCAGGCACGTCGTCCAGCTCGCATCCCTCCTCTCGGAAGCGCAGGTGATCCGGGCGTATGCGCTTCGATTCGACGACTCGCCGCCGCGTGCCTGGGCGCCGCGCGTGTGCGAACCGGGCGCAACGGCTCCAGCCGAGTCCACTGTCGAGCTGCGCGGCCGTACTCTCTACGAGCTGGAGGAGCTGGCCATCCGCGCCGCTTTGGCGCGCCATGGCGGAAACCGCCGGGCGATCTCCGCGGAGCTGGGCATCGCCCGCTCGAGCCTGCTGCGCAAGCTGGACGCGCTCCGGCTGCGCGGATGA
- a CDS encoding LD-carboxypeptidase encodes MPALSRYTAGVEALRPGDPIDVVAPSSGFDRERFERGVQALRGIGLQPRFREEIFSRTGHLAGDDARRKRELDEAFRSDAKALILARGGYGLLRFATELRKFPRKLVIGYSDATVLHELWRRRSVPSIHGPMCTQLGEDATALERLRQLLFGEPTRPLSWNARAAREGRAEGPLGGGNLASLASMCGTPLQPQLKGCLVLLEDLNEPPYRLDRLLTQLLLSGAFEGAKGFVIGDLFAPGEDPAGREEVVAERLASLAVPVVFGAPFGHAGRNQPVAFGCAHALDAGAGQLTPLESPIAAAQS; translated from the coding sequence GTGCCAGCACTGTCAAGGTACACTGCGGGCGTGGAAGCGCTCCGTCCAGGGGACCCGATCGACGTCGTCGCCCCCTCGAGCGGGTTCGATCGCGAGCGCTTCGAGCGCGGCGTCCAGGCGCTGCGCGGCATCGGCCTCCAGCCCCGCTTCCGGGAGGAGATCTTTTCCCGGACGGGCCATCTCGCGGGAGACGATGCGCGGCGCAAGCGCGAGCTCGACGAGGCGTTCCGCAGCGATGCCAAGGCGCTGATCCTCGCTCGCGGCGGCTACGGCCTCCTCCGCTTCGCAACCGAGCTGCGCAAGTTTCCGCGCAAGCTCGTCATCGGCTACAGCGACGCGACGGTCCTGCACGAGCTCTGGCGCCGCAGGAGCGTGCCGTCGATCCACGGGCCGATGTGCACGCAGCTCGGCGAGGATGCGACCGCGCTGGAACGGCTCCGGCAGCTTCTCTTCGGCGAGCCAACGCGGCCGCTCTCGTGGAACGCGCGCGCCGCGCGCGAAGGCCGCGCCGAAGGACCGCTGGGTGGAGGCAATCTCGCGAGCCTCGCATCGATGTGCGGCACGCCGCTGCAGCCGCAACTCAAAGGCTGCCTCGTGCTTCTCGAGGATCTGAACGAGCCTCCATACCGGCTCGACCGCCTGCTCACGCAGCTCCTGCTCAGCGGCGCGTTCGAGGGCGCGAAGGGTTTTGTCATCGGCGATCTCTTCGCGCCGGGGGAAGACCCGGCTGGCCGCGAGGAAGTCGTAGCCGAGCGCCTCGCTTCCCTCGCGGTCCCGGTAGTCTTCGGAGCGCCCTTCGGCCACGCCGGCCGGAACCAGCCTGTCGCCTTCGGCTGCGCACACGCGCTGGACGCCGGCGCGGGCCAGCTCACTCCGCTGGAATCGCCGATTGCCGCCGCGCAAAGCTGA
- a CDS encoding lmo0937 family membrane protein: protein MLWTLAVLLLVLWVVGLFTSHTMGGLLHILLVLALVVLVIRLVQSRRGV, encoded by the coding sequence ATGTTGTGGACCCTGGCGGTGCTTCTCTTGGTGTTGTGGGTAGTGGGATTGTTCACTTCCCATACGATGGGTGGATTGCTTCACATCCTGCTGGTCCTGGCGTTGGTCGTCCTCGTCATCCGGCTAGTTCAGAGTCGCCGCGGCGTCTGA
- a CDS encoding ATP-grasp domain-containing protein, with translation MPPAVVLVLPKSGYRNDDFLAAAKRLGAEVIVASDVCHQLADEWAAAPVALRFRDAQAAADELARAVRERKPVAVIGVDDLTALVATLTSARLRLPHNPAEAVAAARSKALSRAKMRDADVAVPRFEVASRDIGGDDLEALLQRAPYPCVVKPLVLSGSRGVIRADDPQALRAALKRVAALLSSPDVAQRRDADLERVLIEEFVPGPEVALEGLLMRGHLHALAIFDKPDPLDGPYFEETIYVTPSRHPAPLQDAIAREVSRGCAALGLAEGPVHAELRLSPSGPRILEIAARSIGGLCGRALRFGVGVTLEELILRHALGMTGDPPPREKRASGVVMLPIRRRGVLEEVRGVEEARHVPLVEDVAITAHLREELVPLPEGASYLGFAFARGDTPEQVEQALRQAAARIEAVVTPRLSVT, from the coding sequence ATGCCTCCCGCCGTAGTCCTGGTCCTACCCAAGTCGGGCTACCGCAACGACGATTTTCTCGCGGCGGCGAAGCGGCTCGGCGCGGAGGTGATCGTAGCGAGCGACGTCTGCCACCAGCTCGCGGACGAGTGGGCGGCGGCTCCGGTGGCGCTGCGATTCCGCGATGCGCAGGCAGCAGCCGACGAGCTCGCGCGCGCCGTACGGGAGCGCAAACCGGTGGCCGTGATCGGGGTGGACGATCTGACTGCTCTCGTCGCGACCCTCACCTCGGCGAGGCTGCGGCTTCCGCACAATCCGGCGGAAGCGGTCGCGGCGGCGCGAAGCAAGGCGCTGAGCCGGGCGAAGATGCGCGACGCCGACGTCGCGGTGCCGCGCTTCGAAGTGGCGTCCCGGGACATCGGCGGGGACGACCTGGAGGCGCTGTTGCAAAGAGCGCCCTACCCCTGCGTGGTGAAGCCGCTCGTTCTCTCGGGCAGCCGCGGCGTGATCCGCGCCGACGATCCGCAAGCGCTACGCGCTGCCCTGAAACGGGTTGCGGCGCTGCTGAGCTCGCCGGACGTCGCGCAACGGCGCGATGCCGACCTGGAGCGCGTGCTGATCGAGGAGTTCGTCCCGGGACCCGAGGTGGCGCTGGAAGGCCTCCTGATGCGCGGCCACCTGCATGCCCTCGCGATCTTCGACAAGCCGGACCCACTGGACGGTCCGTACTTCGAGGAGACGATCTACGTCACCCCTTCCCGGCACCCGGCGCCTTTGCAGGACGCGATCGCGCGCGAGGTCTCCCGCGGCTGCGCCGCGCTCGGGCTCGCCGAGGGGCCGGTCCACGCCGAGCTGCGCCTTTCGCCGTCGGGTCCGCGGATCCTGGAGATCGCGGCCCGCAGCATTGGCGGCCTCTGCGGCCGCGCGCTGCGGTTCGGCGTCGGCGTGACGCTGGAGGAGCTGATCCTCCGGCATGCGCTGGGCATGACCGGCGACCCCCCTCCCCGCGAGAAACGTGCTTCCGGCGTGGTGATGCTGCCCATCCGGCGGCGCGGCGTGCTGGAGGAGGTGCGCGGCGTCGAGGAGGCGCGGCATGTGCCTCTCGTCGAGGACGTCGCCATCACCGCGCATCTGCGCGAAGAGCTCGTTCCCTTGCCCGAGGGAGCGTCGTATCTCGGCTTCGCCTTCGCGCGCGGCGACACGCCCGAGCAGGTCGAACAGGCGCTGCGCCAGGCAGCCGCGCGCATCGAGGCGGTGGTGACGCCCAGGCTCTCCGTGACTTAG